One region of Zingiber officinale cultivar Zhangliang chromosome 7B, Zo_v1.1, whole genome shotgun sequence genomic DNA includes:
- the LOC122006801 gene encoding transcription factor CSA-like — translation MAPSDVKLRDGMGHESAEDEQSNNHQRKEEEDGGGRQSELQRRQQKLCARGHWRPAEDAKLKELVSKHGPQNWNLMAENLEGRSGKSCRLRWFNQLDPRINRKAFSDEEEERLLAAHGMYGNKWALIARLFPGRTDNAVKNHWHVIMARKQREQSNAYRRRKPFLTSSSTSSFSHTLLLPNSKDVKTSNNTNACSGDSVITSTRDESSSTCTDLSLNSFTSTTFLAYSMINWFDEKVFTVRKSFLPGGQSPPEASANQPVTYQSSNAWLHGETEHGRKKIIMPFIDFLGVGAT, via the exons GGCATGGGGCATGAGAGCGCTGAGGATGAACAGAGCAACAACCAccaaaggaaggaggaagaagacggTGGTGGTCGACAAAGTGAGCTGCAGAGGAGGCAGCAGAAGCTGTGTGCTAGAGGGCATTGGAGGCCAGCTGAGGATGCCAAGCTCAAAGAGCTGGTCTCCAAACATGGTCCCCAAAACTGGAACCTGATGGCCGAGAATCTAGAAGGAAGATCAG GGAAGAGTTGCAGACTGAGGTGGTTCAACCAGCTTGATCCAAGGATCAACAGGAAGGCATTCAGTGATGAGGAAGAGGAGAGGCTTCTGGCTGCCCACGGGATGTATGGCAACAAGTGGGCTTTGATTGCCAGGCTATTCCCTGGGAGGACAGACAATGCTGTCAAAAACCATTGGCATGTCATCATGGCCAGGAAACAAAGGGAGCAGAGCAATGCTTACAGGAGAAGAAAGCCATTTTTGACTTCTTCTtctacctcttccttctctcacACCCTGCTCCTCCCCAACAGCAAAGATGTCAAAACCAGCAACAACACCAATGCGTGCAGTGGGGACTCGGTCATCACCAGCACCAGAGATGAGTCATCCTCCACTTGCACTGACCTCTCCCTCAACTCCTTCACCAGCACCACTTTCCTTGCCTATTCCATGATCAATT GGTTTGATGAAAAGGTCTTCACTGTAAGGAAGAGTTTTCTCCCTGGTGGCCAGTCTCCTCCTGAGGCCTCAGCAAATCAACCAGTGACCTACCAGAGCAGCAATGCTTGGCTTCATGGCGAAACAGAACATGGGAGGAAGAAAATTATAATGCCCTTTATTGATTTCCTAGGTGTTGGAGCAACATAG